A region from the Bosea sp. RAC05 genome encodes:
- a CDS encoding DUF488 domain-containing protein translates to MLTIGHSNHPIETFFDRLAMAEVGTVVDVRSHPVSKWNPQFERSQLETSLPAIGVPYRWAGQFLGGRPSGDHLIRDGMACYEAMAKEAHFERGVARVMDLAAETRPILMCSERDPLDCHRCLLVSRRLIQLGARVSHIGFDGSVEDHAAAETRLLQVVEKSRGGKKALADAQDPLQTAYRLRAARVAWKPKDDLDGEAR, encoded by the coding sequence GTGCTCACCATCGGCCACTCGAACCATCCGATCGAGACGTTCTTCGATCGCCTGGCGATGGCCGAGGTCGGAACTGTGGTGGATGTGCGTTCGCATCCGGTGTCGAAATGGAACCCGCAGTTCGAAAGATCGCAGCTCGAAACCAGTCTGCCGGCCATCGGCGTTCCCTACCGCTGGGCCGGTCAGTTCCTGGGCGGCCGGCCGTCGGGGGACCATCTCATCCGCGACGGCATGGCTTGCTATGAAGCGATGGCGAAGGAGGCGCATTTCGAGCGTGGTGTCGCGCGCGTGATGGACCTCGCTGCAGAGACCAGGCCGATTTTGATGTGCTCCGAGCGGGATCCGCTCGATTGCCATCGATGCCTTCTGGTGTCTCGCCGTCTCATCCAATTGGGCGCGCGCGTCTCTCACATCGGGTTCGATGGCAGCGTCGAGGATCACGCCGCGGCAGAAACCCGGCTGCTGCAGGTGGTCGAGAAGTCACGGGGCGGCAAGAAGGCGCTGGCCGACGCACAGGATCCGCTTCAGACCGCCTATCGCTTGCGGGCGGCGCGCGTCGCCTGGAAGCCAAAGGACGATCTGGACGGCGAGGCTCGGTAG